A window from Salvia miltiorrhiza cultivar Shanhuang (shh) chromosome 2, IMPLAD_Smil_shh, whole genome shotgun sequence encodes these proteins:
- the LOC131009828 gene encoding ethylene-responsive transcription factor ERF017-like, with the protein MMKSREKQQQPSCSATVAALEVVQEASSSSSCKYKGVCKRKWGKYVFEIKLPNCRERLLLESYDTTVKVARAFDAALYCQDPGRHRRLTLVEKAARAFGGDLGNAKFNFPDNPPEIQIQVAAARFAHASTDAETSSRVVDDLDSQWNSLSSSEVLQHAEGFQYY; encoded by the coding sequence ATGATGAAATCACGTGAGAAGCAGCAGCAACCTTCATGCTCCGCCACCGTCGCCGCTTTAGAGGTTGTTCAAGAAgcttcctcttcctcctcctgcaAATACAAGGGCGTGTGCAAGCGTAAGTGGGGGAAATACGTCTTCGAGATCAAGCTCCCTAACTGCAGGGAGAGGCTCTTGCTCGAATCCTACGACACGACGGTGAAGGTAGCGCGTGCCTTCGATGCCGCCCTCTACTGTCAAGATCCTGGTCGTCACCGCCGATTGACCTTGGTGGAGAAGGCGGCGCGTGCCTTCGGCGGAGATCTGGGCAACGCCAAGTTCAATTTCCCCGACAATCCACCCGAGATCCAGATCCAGGTCGCCGCCGCTCGCTTTGCCCATGCGTCCACCGACGCCGAGACCTCGAGTCGGGTGGTCGACGATCTCGACTCCCAGTGGAACTCGCTCTCCTCGTCGGAGGTGCTGCAGCACGCAGAGGGATTTCAATATTACTAA